The Candidatus Mycolicibacterium alkanivorans genome contains a region encoding:
- a CDS encoding AI-2E family transporter, which translates to MASAGVAVTYGAVRVLGSMSGVLVLIGVAFFFALGLEPAASWLVNRKLPRWLAVTLVVLVTFTLVAGSVAAAIPPLAEQARQFVEQAPHYLQQAKDHSSVIGRLNDRFHLHQRITDTLNGSGGPAFAGLLKAGSAVFGALAQLGVVAVLTVYFIVVRQRHH; encoded by the coding sequence GTGGCGTCGGCCGGGGTGGCCGTGACCTATGGAGCGGTGCGGGTCCTCGGGTCAATGTCCGGGGTGCTGGTGTTGATCGGTGTGGCGTTCTTTTTCGCGCTGGGACTCGAGCCCGCGGCATCGTGGCTGGTCAACCGGAAACTGCCCCGATGGCTCGCGGTCACCCTGGTGGTGCTGGTGACGTTCACCCTTGTCGCCGGGTCCGTGGCGGCGGCGATTCCCCCGCTTGCCGAACAGGCACGCCAATTCGTCGAGCAGGCACCGCACTACCTGCAGCAGGCTAAAGACCACTCCTCGGTGATCGGCCGGCTCAACGACCGCTTCCACCTCCACCAGCGGATCACAGACACGCTGAACGGCTCGGGCGGACCCGCATTTGCGGGACTTCTCAAAGCCGGATCAGCGGTGTTCGGCGCCCTGGCCCAACTCGGGGTGGTGGCTGTCTTAACCGTCTACTTCATCGTTGTGCGGCAAAGGCACCATTAA
- a CDS encoding transposase, whose translation MPAKSAQHDEASAFTAPEQVNHRRYEALRAFFVDGLSHAEAGDRFGYTRWAMINLVRDYRNGKLTLFAPPRKPGRVPGSAPAKDRVRGRVIELRREGLSTYEISARLAAEHTPLNRTSVGEILAEEGFGRLLRHPQPAASTSPATHGRDTRLPRTARIDFQSWPTTTETGKAGLLLLVPDLVALGLPELVRRAGYPGTRLVPATSWLLSLLALKLTRTRRVSHVDDLLISDPAAALFAGLAVLPKKSALTEYSYRTEHDHQRRFLAALDARMIERGLATADNAIFDLDFHAVMHWGDDPALEKHYVPTRSQRARSVLTFFAQDSGTHNLIYANADITKSTQAREVIAFCDHWKTASGTDPAMLIMDQKVTTHTVLGELDNRGVTFLTLRMRSPTLMKHIDALTDTDFATVTLDRPGKFNRPKVHDATGIRLTGYPGTVRQLIVTGLGRDAPTVIITNDHDLPAKTLITHYARRMTIEQRLAEIIQAFHADALSSAVNLNVDLDIMLCVLAQALIAALRARLPGYATVTPDVLQRRFLETPGTITTSADTITVRLDRRAYSPVLRKADLPQDTPVPWWDNRTLRFEFS comes from the coding sequence GTGCCAGCGAAATCAGCACAACACGATGAGGCGTCGGCGTTCACCGCGCCGGAGCAGGTGAACCACCGCCGCTACGAGGCGCTGCGCGCGTTCTTCGTCGACGGGCTGTCCCACGCCGAGGCCGGGGACCGGTTCGGTTACACCCGGTGGGCGATGATCAACCTGGTGCGCGACTACCGCAACGGGAAGCTGACGCTGTTCGCCCCGCCCCGCAAACCGGGCCGGGTGCCGGGGTCGGCGCCGGCCAAGGACCGCGTGCGCGGGCGGGTGATCGAGCTGCGCCGGGAAGGGTTGTCCACCTACGAGATCTCCGCCCGGCTGGCCGCCGAACACACCCCGCTCAACCGCACCAGCGTGGGCGAGATCCTCGCCGAGGAAGGCTTCGGTCGGCTGCTGCGCCACCCGCAGCCGGCCGCGAGCACCAGCCCGGCCACGCACGGCCGCGACACCCGGCTGCCCCGGACCGCGCGGATCGACTTCCAATCCTGGCCCACCACCACCGAAACCGGCAAGGCCGGATTACTGCTGCTAGTGCCCGACCTGGTCGCACTCGGGCTGCCCGAGCTGGTGCGCCGCGCCGGCTACCCAGGCACCCGGCTGGTGCCCGCGACCTCGTGGCTGCTGTCGCTGCTGGCGCTCAAGCTCACCCGCACCCGCCGGGTCTCCCACGTCGACGACCTGCTGATCTCCGACCCCGCCGCCGCGTTGTTCGCCGGGCTGGCGGTACTGCCGAAGAAGTCCGCGCTCACCGAGTACTCCTACCGCACCGAACACGACCACCAGCGCCGCTTTTTGGCCGCCCTCGACGCCCGGATGATCGAGCGCGGGCTGGCCACCGCCGACAACGCGATCTTCGACCTGGACTTCCACGCCGTCATGCACTGGGGCGACGACCCCGCCCTGGAGAAGCACTACGTGCCCACCCGCTCCCAACGCGCCCGCTCCGTGCTCACCTTCTTCGCCCAGGACAGCGGCACCCACAACCTCATCTACGCCAACGCCGACATCACCAAATCCACCCAGGCCCGCGAGGTGATCGCGTTCTGCGACCACTGGAAAACCGCCTCCGGCACCGACCCGGCCATGCTGATCATGGATCAGAAGGTCACCACCCACACCGTGCTCGGCGAACTCGACAACCGCGGCGTCACCTTCCTCACCCTGCGCATGCGCTCACCCACCCTGATGAAACACATCGACGCCCTCACCGACACCGACTTCGCCACCGTCACCCTGGACCGGCCCGGAAAGTTCAACCGGCCAAAAGTCCACGACGCCACCGGAATCCGACTGACCGGCTACCCCGGCACCGTGCGTCAACTCATCGTCACCGGGCTCGGCCGCGACGCCCCGACCGTGATCATCACCAACGACCACGACCTGCCGGCCAAGACCCTGATCACTCACTACGCGCGGCGCATGACCATCGAACAACGCCTCGCCGAGATCATCCAGGCCTTCCACGCCGACGCGCTGTCCTCGGCGGTCAACCTCAACGTCGACCTCGACATCATGCTCTGCGTGCTCGCCCAAGCCCTCATCGCCGCGCTCCGCGCCCGCCTACCCGGCTACGCCACCGTCACCCCCGACGTGCTGCAACGCCGCTTCCTCGAAACCCCCGGCACCATCACCACCAGCGCCGACACCATCACCGTCCGCCTCGACCGCCGCGCCTACAGCCCCGTCCTCCGCAAAGCCGACCTCCCCCAAGACACCCCAGTCCCCTGGTGGGACAACCGAACCCTACGCTTCGAATTCAGCTGA
- a CDS encoding type II toxin-antitoxin system VapB family antitoxin, with protein sequence MSRTNIDIDDELVAQVMRRYGVATKKQAVDLALRRLVGVPLSREFLLSLEGIGWDADLDDIRRGRPSEF encoded by the coding sequence ATGTCGCGGACCAATATTGATATCGATGACGAGCTCGTCGCCCAGGTGATGCGAAGATACGGGGTTGCCACCAAAAAGCAGGCCGTTGACCTGGCCCTACGGCGTCTGGTTGGAGTCCCGTTGAGTCGCGAGTTTCTTCTGAGTCTGGAAGGCATCGGTTGGGACGCTGACCTTGACGACATCCGGCGAGGGCGGCCCAGCGAATTCTGA
- the vapC gene encoding type II toxin-antitoxin system VapC family toxin, whose amino-acid sequence MILIDTSAWIEYLRATGSAAAIEVRRLLSTEADRVVMCEPVAMEILSGAVDDDKHAKLERLVNGLPSLKIDDAVDFRSAAAIYRAARHAGQTIRSINDCLIAALSIRHGASIIHRDADFEVVAAITGLEAKSFR is encoded by the coding sequence ATGATCCTGATCGATACGTCGGCCTGGATCGAATACCTTCGCGCGACCGGGTCGGCCGCCGCGATCGAGGTGCGCCGGCTGCTGTCAACCGAAGCGGATCGGGTCGTCATGTGCGAGCCCGTCGCGATGGAGATCTTGTCGGGCGCAGTCGACGACGACAAGCACGCGAAGCTCGAGCGGCTGGTGAACGGGCTACCCTCGCTGAAAATCGATGATGCAGTCGACTTCCGCAGTGCTGCGGCGATCTACCGGGCGGCCCGGCACGCCGGTCAGACGATTCGAAGTATCAATGACTGTCTGATTGCCGCTTTGTCGATTCGCCACGGCGCCAGCATCATTCACCGCGATGCAGACTTTGAGGTCGTCGCGGCGATCACAGGTCTTGAGGCGAAATCATTCCGGTGA